Proteins encoded by one window of Sulfurimonas hongkongensis:
- the cybH gene encoding Ni/Fe-hydrogenase, b-type cytochrome subunit: MQGVTTLEQSSLKNSDEKIQRELEFTSFYRWHHWIRVLSIIILTVTGFYISVPFIVPAVNAQPTNFLNADLRGIHEIFGFIMISMFIGKTYYFFFSVKDKVEINSFKDLFSLKNWLNQVGYYLLLTKHPKLSGAYNVIQLMAYVVFYVAISGLILTGLILYVHSFHGGIGAILYDSMRVIEAMIGGLAAVRELHHILMWGVIIFVVGHVYMVVFNAVYGKEGTVDSIFSGYRWKRKH; the protein is encoded by the coding sequence ATGCAAGGTGTTACTACATTAGAGCAAAGCTCTTTAAAAAACAGTGATGAAAAAATCCAACGTGAGCTTGAATTTACTTCTTTTTATAGATGGCATCACTGGATTAGAGTGTTAAGTATAATCATACTAACCGTAACAGGATTTTATATCTCTGTTCCTTTTATAGTGCCAGCTGTAAATGCCCAGCCGACAAATTTTTTAAATGCAGATTTAAGAGGTATACATGAAATTTTTGGATTTATTATGATATCTATGTTTATAGGAAAAACATACTACTTCTTTTTTTCTGTTAAAGATAAGGTTGAGATAAATTCTTTTAAAGATCTTTTTAGTCTTAAAAATTGGCTTAATCAGGTAGGATATTATCTCCTCTTAACAAAACATCCAAAGCTAAGTGGAGCCTATAATGTTATACAGCTAATGGCTTATGTAGTCTTTTATGTTGCAATAAGTGGTCTAATTCTAACAGGACTTATCCTCTATGTTCACAGCTTTCATGGTGGAATAGGTGCAATACTCTATGACTCAATGAGAGTTATCGAAGCTATGATTGGTGGATTAGCGGCGGTTAGAGAGCTTCATCATATACTTATGTGGGGAGTTATTATCTTTGTAGTTGGGCATGTTTATATGGTAGTCTTTAACGCTGTCTATGGCAAAGAGGGAACAGTTGACTCTATATTTAGCGGATATAGATGGAAAAGAAAACACTAA
- a CDS encoding nickel-dependent hydrogenase large subunit has product MSKRVIVDPITRIEGHLRAEVIVGDDGVVQDAFVSSTLWRGLEVIAKGRDPRNIPLMMQRICGVCTYSHYLISTVAVEDALDIKIPYNAELVRTLMLAALFMHDHVVHFYHLHGVDWVDIVSALSADEAKASKLAFKYTPNPIGTGENELKKVKEKIAKFAKNPQGLGPFANAYWGHKTFRLSPEQNLIALSHYLKALEVQRTVAQMMAIFGGKQPHPQSLAVGGVTCVMDLLNPARMGEYLVKFQDVAEFINNAYYADIVMAAQMYKTEPSVMKPMGVKNFLAHREFMVGRNEYLFESGIIKNGDLSKVFEIDEDKITEEATHAWYKDEEPQHPYDGTNNPKYTGFVDGQSVGPDGKMVASKNINEKEKYSWIKSPRYDGEPMEVGPLACILVAYAKGNKRVESVVNGFLEQTGLPASALFSTLGRTAGRMLQTKLIADNALVAFNNLIENLKVDQETCATYTIDKNKEYKGRGLGDVPRGMLSHWIRIKNGVVENYQTVVPSTWNAGPMDAKGSKGPYEADLIGLKIEDLTQPIEIIRIIHSYDPCIACAVHVMDTKGKVLSEYKVDPLYGGCTV; this is encoded by the coding sequence ATGTCAAAAAGAGTAATAGTAGACCCGATAACAAGAATAGAGGGACATTTAAGAGCTGAAGTAATAGTAGGAGATGATGGGGTTGTTCAAGATGCTTTTGTATCGTCAACTCTATGGAGAGGTTTAGAGGTTATAGCCAAAGGAAGAGACCCCAGAAATATACCACTAATGATGCAGAGAATCTGTGGTGTTTGTACCTACTCACACTATCTAATAAGTACTGTTGCAGTGGAGGACGCATTGGATATTAAAATACCATATAATGCAGAACTTGTAAGAACACTTATGCTTGCTGCTCTATTTATGCATGACCACGTTGTTCACTTTTATCATCTCCATGGTGTTGATTGGGTAGATATAGTCTCCGCACTATCGGCTGATGAGGCAAAAGCTAGTAAGTTAGCATTTAAATATACACCAAATCCTATAGGAACAGGTGAGAATGAGCTGAAAAAGGTGAAAGAAAAAATAGCAAAATTTGCTAAAAATCCTCAAGGACTTGGGCCTTTTGCTAATGCATATTGGGGTCATAAAACCTTTAGACTCTCTCCTGAGCAAAACCTTATAGCACTCTCTCACTATTTAAAAGCGCTTGAGGTTCAAAGAACTGTAGCACAAATGATGGCGATATTTGGAGGTAAACAACCACATCCTCAAAGTTTAGCAGTTGGTGGTGTTACCTGTGTTATGGATCTTTTAAATCCAGCTAGAATGGGAGAGTATCTTGTTAAGTTTCAAGATGTTGCTGAATTTATAAATAATGCTTATTACGCAGATATTGTAATGGCAGCCCAGATGTATAAAACAGAGCCATCAGTTATGAAACCTATGGGTGTTAAAAACTTTTTAGCTCATAGAGAGTTTATGGTAGGAAGGAATGAGTATCTTTTTGAGAGTGGCATCATTAAAAACGGAGATTTGAGTAAAGTCTTTGAAATCGATGAAGATAAAATAACAGAAGAAGCTACGCATGCTTGGTACAAAGATGAAGAACCACAGCATCCTTATGATGGGACAAACAATCCTAAATATACAGGTTTTGTAGATGGGCAAAGCGTTGGACCTGATGGTAAGATGGTAGCTTCAAAAAATATTAATGAAAAAGAGAAATATAGCTGGATAAAATCACCTAGATATGATGGCGAACCTATGGAAGTTGGACCTCTTGCTTGTATCTTAGTTGCTTATGCAAAAGGTAACAAAAGAGTAGAGAGTGTTGTAAATGGATTTTTAGAGCAGACAGGACTACCTGCTAGTGCTCTGTTTTCAACTCTAGGAAGAACAGCTGGGCGAATGCTACAAACTAAACTTATAGCTGATAACGCATTGGTTGCTTTTAATAATCTTATAGAAAACCTAAAAGTTGATCAAGAGACTTGTGCAACTTATACGATTGATAAAAACAAAGAGTATAAAGGAAGAGGTCTAGGTGATGTGCCTCGTGGAATGCTTAGTCACTGGATTAGAATTAAAAACGGAGTTGTTGAGAACTATCAAACAGTTGTTCCATCTACTTGGAATGCTGGGCCTATGGACGCTAAAGGTTCAAAAGGACCATATGAAGCTGACTTAATCGGTCTAAAGATAGAAGATTTGACACAACCAATAGAGATAATTAGAATCATCCACTCATATGATCCATGTATAGCATGTGCTGTTCATGTAATGGATACTAAAGGCAAAGTGCTAAGTGAGTATAAAGTTGATCCGCTTTATGGCGGATGTACGGTTTAA
- a CDS encoding hydrogenase small subunit, with protein sequence MESNSLFNKLSSRLEELSNLPKLDEEVSISKLVEEKGFSRREFMTWAGAMTSMLMLPASFTPLVAKAAELADRLPLVWLHMAECTGCSESLLRTATPSIDSLIFDYISLEYHETLMAAAGWQAEENLEHAIEKYKGRYILMVEGGIPHGQSDYFLTIGAHGKTGEQSAKDASQNAAAIFAIGTCSSFGGVQAAAPNPTNATALSNVTNRPVINVPGCPPSESNIVGTLFHFILYGTLPALDVYNRPKWAYGLRIHDACERRGRFDAGEFVEEFGDEGAKNGFCLYKVGCKGPYTFNNCSKQKFNQGTSWPIQAGHGCMGCSEPDFWDKMGIVHEPLGDRLYHTTFGGLGADATADKIGVGILTVTAIGIAAHAAISLVKKPKE encoded by the coding sequence ATGGAGAGTAATAGTTTGTTTAACAAGTTGTCTTCTAGATTAGAAGAGTTGTCAAATCTACCAAAACTAGATGAGGAAGTTTCAATCTCAAAATTGGTTGAAGAGAAAGGTTTTTCAAGAAGAGAGTTTATGACTTGGGCAGGAGCCATGACATCAATGCTGATGTTGCCTGCTAGTTTTACTCCTCTTGTTGCAAAGGCAGCAGAGTTAGCTGATAGGCTTCCCTTAGTTTGGTTACATATGGCAGAGTGTACAGGATGTAGTGAATCTTTGCTTAGAACTGCTACACCGAGTATAGATAGTCTGATATTTGATTATATTTCACTTGAGTATCATGAGACACTTATGGCAGCAGCTGGTTGGCAGGCTGAGGAAAATCTCGAACATGCTATTGAAAAATATAAGGGTAGATATATCTTAATGGTCGAAGGTGGTATCCCCCATGGGCAGAGTGATTACTTTTTAACAATCGGTGCTCATGGTAAAACAGGAGAGCAGAGTGCAAAAGATGCATCTCAAAATGCTGCTGCGATTTTTGCTATTGGTACATGTTCATCCTTTGGTGGCGTCCAAGCTGCAGCTCCAAATCCTACAAATGCAACAGCACTTAGTAATGTAACAAACAGACCAGTTATAAATGTTCCAGGTTGTCCTCCTAGTGAGAGCAATATTGTAGGAACGCTATTTCACTTTATTTTATATGGAACTCTTCCAGCACTTGATGTTTACAACAGACCAAAATGGGCTTATGGACTTAGAATCCATGATGCTTGTGAGAGGAGAGGTAGATTTGATGCAGGTGAGTTTGTAGAAGAGTTTGGTGATGAGGGCGCAAAAAATGGTTTTTGTCTTTATAAAGTAGGATGTAAAGGACCTTATACCTTTAACAACTGCTCAAAACAAAAATTTAATCAAGGTACATCTTGGCCAATTCAAGCAGGACATGGCTGTATGGGATGCAGTGAACCTGATTTTTGGGATAAAATGGGAATAGTTCATGAACCACTAGGTGATAGACTCTATCATACAACCTTTGGAGGACTCGGTGCTGATGCAACAGCGGATAAGATAGGTGTTGGAATTTTAACTGTAACTGCAATTGGAATAGCGGCGCATGCCGCCATATCATTAGTTAAAAAACCTAAAGAATAG
- a CDS encoding nickel-dependent hydrogenase large subunit: protein MIKLIEKIEGEAKLNFNFKDDKIDFVDVEFMSTRNIENILRDKRAFDALVINPRVCGICGHAHLIATVEALESCYNNLQLSNKAKAIRELTLNFELIQNHFKWFYLTMLPFFGHKQQILKATYPTQLMGKAIAALGGQYPHTSYAVVGGVVCEITQMDIIKIESYITQTLKFVEDNLVKVDSKTLLACKDADALLDFSGDLPEILIEIKKRDMLNHAKSYDRFIAFGENSFFKKGKSLKARVSHSISLKDVKESEVPSSFAKNVSYKDKYYEVGPLARAMVNKTTLVVDAHKKYGDSLFSRILARVFEILELLNHSKKLIDKIDLDEPSYIEPEFDISKLTSSGYSAVEAARGTLIHKVELEEGIIKNYEIITPTQWNLSGGTREKPGVSQKAMVGLSDIKTAELVFKSFDVCSVCTTH from the coding sequence ATGATTAAATTGATAGAAAAAATAGAGGGCGAAGCAAAGCTCAACTTTAATTTTAAAGATGACAAGATTGATTTTGTGGATGTTGAGTTTATGTCAACAAGAAATATTGAAAATATCTTAAGAGACAAAAGAGCTTTTGACGCACTTGTGATAAATCCAAGGGTCTGTGGCATCTGTGGTCATGCACATCTTATAGCTACAGTTGAGGCACTAGAGAGTTGCTATAACAATCTACAGCTCTCAAATAAAGCAAAAGCCATAAGAGAGCTAACTCTTAATTTTGAGCTTATTCAAAACCATTTTAAGTGGTTTTATCTAACAATGTTGCCTTTTTTTGGGCATAAACAACAGATATTAAAAGCAACATATCCGACGCAACTTATGGGCAAAGCTATAGCAGCTTTAGGTGGACAATATCCTCATACTTCTTATGCAGTTGTTGGTGGAGTAGTTTGTGAAATCACTCAAATGGACATTATAAAAATAGAGAGTTATATAACTCAAACACTTAAGTTTGTAGAGGATAACTTGGTAAAAGTAGATAGTAAAACACTCTTAGCATGTAAAGATGCAGATGCACTTTTAGATTTTTCTGGAGATTTACCAGAAATATTAATAGAGATAAAAAAAAGAGATATGCTAAATCATGCAAAGAGTTATGATAGGTTTATAGCTTTTGGGGAAAATAGTTTTTTTAAAAAAGGCAAGTCGCTAAAGGCAAGAGTAAGTCACAGTATTTCACTAAAAGATGTAAAAGAGTCTGAAGTGCCATCATCATTTGCTAAAAATGTAAGCTATAAAGACAAGTACTATGAAGTAGGACCACTTGCCCGTGCTATGGTAAATAAAACAACTCTTGTAGTAGATGCTCATAAAAAGTATGGTGATAGTCTCTTTAGTAGAATCTTAGCAAGAGTTTTTGAGATATTAGAGCTTTTAAATCATTCAAAAAAACTGATAGATAAGATAGATTTGGATGAGCCTTCATATATTGAGCCAGAGTTTGACATCTCAAAACTTACCTCCAGTGGTTACTCTGCTGTTGAGGCAGCACGCGGAACTCTGATTCATAAAGTTGAGTTGGAAGAGGGTATTATAAAAAATTATGAGATTATTACTCCAACACAGTGGAATTTAAGTGGTGGAACAAGAGAAAAACCAGGAGTTTCGCAAAAAGCAATGGTTGGACTAAGTGATATAAAAACTGCAGAACTTGTTTTTAAATCATTTGACGTTTGTTCGGTCTGCACTACACATTAA
- a CDS encoding hydrogenase → MKKKMRILWLSAISCNGNTHSFLNYPYMETFLDDFEFIYHPVIDSKYLLQDIVSKLISCDILLIEGAISREFKRADVSIVDIIEKYSKIVQKIVTVGTCATFGGIFRESGYKNTSGLHFDQEKQIENFKYLLDKTISISGCPIHPEVLVNTLYAIKKSTTLRLDGFLRPKAFYAYTVHNGCTRNEYFEYKVDNHKFGELEGCMYYEHGCQAPFTHGSCNKILWNEVNSKTRAGLPCMGCTEPSFPRQNLFSTKKNMSIPENLPVGVSKRAYLTLAGITKAFKIDRLEKKLFDD, encoded by the coding sequence ATGAAAAAAAAGATGAGAATTTTATGGCTTAGTGCCATCTCTTGCAATGGTAATACTCACTCATTTTTAAACTATCCATATATGGAAACATTCTTAGATGACTTTGAATTTATTTATCATCCAGTTATAGATTCTAAGTATCTGCTACAAGATATAGTCTCAAAACTTATTTCATGTGATATCCTGCTTATAGAGGGTGCGATATCAAGGGAGTTTAAAAGAGCGGATGTATCGATTGTAGATATAATTGAAAAATACTCTAAGATAGTGCAAAAAATAGTTACCGTTGGTACATGCGCAACTTTTGGGGGTATTTTTAGAGAGAGTGGTTATAAAAACACTTCAGGACTACATTTTGACCAAGAAAAGCAGATAGAAAACTTTAAATATTTGTTAGATAAAACGATTTCAATATCGGGTTGTCCTATTCATCCAGAAGTTTTGGTAAATACTCTCTATGCTATTAAAAAGAGCACTACATTAAGGCTTGATGGCTTTTTAAGACCAAAAGCATTTTATGCTTATACTGTTCATAATGGTTGTACAAGAAACGAATATTTTGAGTATAAAGTAGATAATCACAAATTTGGAGAGCTTGAGGGATGTATGTATTATGAGCATGGCTGTCAAGCGCCTTTTACACATGGGAGTTGCAATAAGATACTTTGGAATGAGGTAAATTCAAAAACTAGAGCAGGGCTTCCTTGTATGGGTTGTACTGAACCTAGCTTTCCAAGGCAAAACCTCTTTAGTACGAAAAAAAATATGTCCATTCCTGAGAACCTGCCTGTTGGTGTTAGCAAAAGAGCTTATCTTACTCTTGCTGGAATCACAAAAGCGTTTAAAATTGACAGATTAGAGAAGAAGTTGTTTGATGATTAA
- a CDS encoding TetR/AcrR family transcriptional regulator: MLDKKKLKKEQIIQCALELFASRGFYSTTIPDIAKSLKMSVGNMYNYFKSKDILASEIIKYISIYLGEKLKEINEEDISTKEKTRKIVEMYFKTASLKPEMIDYFLRIYLSNREVFKDSCEGMLCVNEFVTEIMIYFEEGVKCGDLREQDFFSAFGLFMGYLGGMVFLKGENILPKDLNDYVEDITFNIYKALSAE; encoded by the coding sequence TTGTTAGACAAAAAGAAGTTAAAAAAAGAGCAGATAATACAGTGCGCACTAGAGTTATTTGCCTCAAGAGGATTTTACAGTACTACTATACCTGATATTGCTAAATCTCTTAAGATGAGCGTTGGTAACATGTATAACTATTTTAAATCTAAAGATATATTAGCGAGTGAAATCATAAAGTACATCTCTATATATTTAGGAGAAAAACTAAAAGAGATAAATGAAGAGGATATATCTACTAAAGAAAAAACAAGAAAAATAGTAGAGATGTATTTTAAAACTGCCTCGCTAAAACCTGAGATGATAGACTATTTTTTAAGGATATACCTATCTAATCGTGAAGTTTTTAAAGATAGTTGTGAGGGCATGCTCTGTGTAAATGAGTTTGTTACAGAGATTATGATCTACTTTGAAGAGGGTGTTAAGTGTGGAGATTTAAGAGAACAAGACTTCTTTAGTGCTTTTGGACTTTTTATGGGTTATTTGGGTGGTATGGTTTTTTTAAAAGGCGAAAATATTTTGCCAAAAGATTTAAATGACTATGTAGAGGACATAACATTTAATATATACAAAGCCCTCAGCGCTGAGTAG
- a CDS encoding TolC family protein — protein MKFLFLHICLFGLILQANILTQQECIDKTLKNHPDIKKLSLSVNRADAAVGIAKADYLPQIDANAQYNPINTFVMPQSGHFNTIEDDSWQAGVELNQKIYDFSKTTSNINASKKDKEIASLYLGDQKALLAYSVKIQYNIVLLQTKALEVRKKDLQTKEELYNQAKAFVKEGLKTEADALSLLSAMYIAEDSLAQTESELDKALSTLSLYMGEKIDSHTKFEDSSILNNSTIEDSEVLLESILANNYEAKSKEQQVYRDEFLYKASKAGHYGSIDAIASYTHQDTLNEYDTSQVGISINIPIYSGGRVSAEVQQKRIAKDESKEAYNSKKLLLEDEMQRLIIDLKKFKHTVKAKEALLESSQATKDIVEARYKEGLSTYIEVLDASSTYLFANLGLLEAKFSINNIINRLDYLQGIIQ, from the coding sequence ATGAAATTTTTGTTTTTACATATATGCCTTTTTGGCTTAATACTCCAAGCAAATATCTTAACACAGCAAGAGTGTATAGATAAAACGCTTAAAAATCATCCTGATATCAAAAAGCTATCTCTTAGCGTCAATAGAGCTGATGCTGCTGTCGGAATTGCAAAAGCTGATTATCTGCCTCAAATAGATGCAAATGCACAATATAATCCCATCAATACTTTTGTGATGCCACAAAGTGGACACTTCAACACTATAGAAGATGATAGCTGGCAAGCTGGTGTAGAACTCAATCAAAAAATCTATGATTTTTCTAAAACCACATCTAATATTAACGCTTCTAAAAAGGATAAAGAGATAGCATCTTTGTACTTAGGTGACCAAAAAGCCCTTCTGGCTTATAGTGTAAAGATTCAGTACAACATTGTACTTCTTCAAACAAAAGCACTTGAGGTAAGAAAAAAAGATCTCCAAACAAAAGAAGAGCTCTACAATCAAGCAAAAGCCTTTGTAAAAGAGGGTTTAAAAACTGAGGCCGATGCCCTAAGCCTTCTTAGTGCGATGTATATAGCAGAAGATAGTCTTGCCCAGACTGAGTCTGAACTTGACAAAGCTCTCTCAACTCTCTCTTTATATATGGGAGAAAAAATAGATTCGCACACCAAATTTGAAGATAGTAGTATATTAAATAATAGTACTATAGAAGACTCTGAAGTTCTTCTTGAGAGTATCCTAGCAAATAACTATGAAGCAAAGAGCAAAGAGCAACAGGTATATAGAGATGAGTTTTTGTATAAAGCTTCAAAAGCCGGGCACTATGGCTCCATAGATGCTATAGCATCATATACACATCAAGATACTCTAAACGAATATGACACCTCACAAGTAGGCATATCTATCAACATCCCTATCTATAGTGGTGGAAGAGTAAGTGCAGAAGTCCAGCAAAAACGCATAGCAAAAGATGAGTCAAAAGAGGCTTATAACTCTAAAAAATTACTTCTTGAAGATGAGATGCAACGGCTTATAATTGACTTAAAAAAGTTCAAACATACAGTAAAAGCCAAAGAGGCCCTGCTAGAGTCTTCACAAGCTACTAAAGATATTGTTGAGGCTAGATATAAAGAAGGACTCTCAACTTATATAGAAGTTCTTGATGCATCTTCAACTTATCTGTTTGCTAACTTAGGACTCTTAGAAGCCAAATTTAGTATAAATAACATTATCAACAGACTAGACTACTTACAAGGAATCATACAATGA
- a CDS encoding efflux RND transporter periplasmic adaptor subunit, producing the protein MKTWIKYSIGALIIALGVFVFYNKVYVEKSTFSTIKPVYGDLFVSIRGIGNVDAKNIYTITAQSGGKIQNIYYDEGEWIKKGDLLLNIDPVDLPMLLDEQRVALKKARHEVRTTKSNLESLEAQRSLLLVTYSRYKKLLEDRYATQAEFDKAESDLQNMDAQIDAAKAKIASAKLEIQRLGKTIEASQEKLKRLKIYAPSDGYIISKDAELAQYVLPSTPIFKIVDPKTLWVVVNVDERLAHSVKLGQDASIVLRSQKDKKLQGVVKRVVAISNAVTLEREIAVAFKVTPSKFYINEQAEVNIKTTKHENVLKIPITLIRTKESKKGVWVVKDDRAYFTPITILAQNDDEVAVSDGINRDTELIIHKSSNKPLSDGMKIFR; encoded by the coding sequence ATGAAGACATGGATAAAATATAGTATAGGTGCATTAATTATTGCTCTAGGGGTTTTTGTTTTTTACAACAAGGTATATGTAGAAAAATCAACTTTTAGTACGATAAAGCCTGTTTATGGGGATCTGTTTGTAAGTATCAGAGGGATTGGAAATGTAGATGCAAAAAACATCTATACAATTACAGCACAGAGTGGTGGAAAGATACAAAACATCTATTATGATGAAGGAGAATGGATAAAAAAAGGGGATTTGCTCCTAAATATAGACCCTGTAGATCTGCCTATGCTCTTAGATGAACAAAGAGTAGCACTTAAAAAAGCTAGACATGAAGTTCGTACCACCAAGAGTAATCTTGAGAGCCTAGAAGCCCAAAGATCACTTCTATTAGTAACTTATAGTCGCTACAAAAAACTACTAGAAGATAGATATGCTACTCAAGCAGAGTTTGACAAGGCTGAGAGTGACTTACAAAACATGGATGCACAAATAGATGCGGCAAAAGCAAAGATTGCATCTGCTAAACTTGAGATTCAAAGATTAGGTAAAACAATAGAAGCCTCGCAAGAAAAGCTAAAAAGACTCAAAATTTACGCTCCCTCTGATGGATATATAATCTCAAAAGATGCAGAGTTAGCACAATATGTTCTACCATCAACTCCAATCTTTAAGATAGTTGATCCTAAAACACTCTGGGTTGTTGTAAACGTAGATGAGAGACTTGCCCATAGTGTAAAACTAGGTCAAGATGCGTCCATAGTGTTAAGATCTCAAAAAGATAAAAAACTTCAAGGAGTTGTTAAAAGAGTTGTAGCTATTAGTAATGCTGTAACACTTGAGAGAGAGATAGCAGTAGCGTTCAAAGTTACTCCAAGTAAGTTTTACATAAATGAACAAGCAGAAGTAAATATAAAAACCACAAAGCATGAAAATGTCTTAAAAATTCCCATCACTCTCATCCGCACAAAAGAGTCTAAAAAAGGTGTTTGGGTAGTAAAAGATGATAGAGCTTATTTTACACCTATAACTATTTTGGCACAAAATGATGATGAGGTTGCTGTATCTGATGGTATTAATAGGGATACAGAACTAATCATACATAAAAGTTCAAATAAACCACTTAGCGATGGTATGAAGATATTTAGATGA
- a CDS encoding ABC transporter permease, with protein sequence MINLAARDIKHTLGKFIATAMGVGMLLGIVLIMIGVYRGMIVEAEILLNDIDADLWIVQENTLGPFAESSRVHEDLKDIIYVMNGIERSEAMTFQNIQLPSASKPVRVFAVGFDIHGTFNPINPDRLIAGRELKNDHYEIVVTDTTGFKLDERIKLGRNFYRVVGITTKTVSNNGDPLVYLSLKDAQELQFLYSNKEIQNNVARGVENTESNMVNTIVAKVKEGFEIDEVAQEIRKWQHKSVYTAKGQTDILIKNLIEKSAVQIGLFTVILIVVSTIIIALIIYTMTLEKMKEIAIMKLMGLPNSLIIEMIVKETILLGIFAFIFGNIFSHLIYDSFPKLVVLQIPDAWALFGVILVASILASFVGVNKVISADPAAAIGG encoded by the coding sequence ATGATTAATTTAGCTGCAAGAGATATAAAACACACCCTTGGTAAGTTTATAGCAACTGCTATGGGTGTTGGTATGCTCCTTGGAATTGTTCTTATTATGATTGGTGTTTATCGCGGGATGATAGTTGAAGCTGAGATTTTACTAAATGATATAGATGCAGACTTATGGATAGTTCAAGAGAACACTTTAGGACCATTTGCTGAGTCTTCAAGAGTTCATGAAGACCTTAAAGATATCATCTATGTTATGAATGGCATAGAGAGAAGTGAAGCTATGACTTTTCAAAATATTCAACTCCCAAGTGCTAGTAAACCTGTTAGAGTTTTTGCTGTAGGTTTTGATATCCATGGAACATTTAATCCAATAAACCCAGATAGATTGATAGCTGGGCGTGAACTTAAAAATGACCACTATGAGATTGTTGTAACAGATACAACAGGCTTTAAGCTAGATGAGAGAATAAAACTTGGAAGAAATTTTTATAGGGTTGTTGGAATAACAACAAAAACAGTCTCAAACAATGGAGACCCTTTGGTTTATCTCAGTCTAAAAGATGCTCAAGAGTTGCAATTTTTATACTCAAACAAAGAGATACAAAACAATGTTGCAAGAGGGGTAGAAAATACTGAATCTAATATGGTCAACACTATCGTTGCTAAGGTAAAAGAGGGTTTTGAGATAGATGAAGTGGCCCAAGAGATTAGAAAGTGGCAACATAAGAGTGTTTATACAGCAAAGGGGCAAACTGATATTTTAATAAAAAACCTAATTGAGAAGTCAGCGGTACAGATAGGTCTTTTTACAGTTATTTTAATTGTTGTATCAACTATCATCATAGCACTCATTATCTACACCATGACGCTAGAGAAGATGAAAGAGATAGCCATCATGAAACTTATGGGACTACCAAACTCTCTTATCATAGAGATGATTGTTAAAGAGACTATACTCTTAGGTATTTTTGCTTTTATTTTTGGAAATATCTTTTCACATCTCATTTATGATAGCTTTCCAAAGTTAGTAGTCTTGCAAATCCCTGACGCATGGGCGTTGTTTGGAGTTATTTTAGTAGCTTCCATCTTAGCTTCTTTTGTTGGTGTAAATAAAGTTATAAGTGCTGATCCAGCAGCTGCTATTGGAGGATGA
- a CDS encoding ABC transporter ATP-binding protein, with protein sequence MSKHSAIKVKDLVKHFGKDDNLVRVIEGASFEIQKGEVVALIAPSGAGKTTLLMMIGCVTEPTSGEIWLGEDLVYKNKWMAKDTRKIRREKIGFIFQSHYLIPFLNVLENITLLPQANDVSQKDAQIKAMELLKYLEIDDKAHNMTSQLSGGQNQRVAIARALANNPEIILADEPTAALDGERAVSVIKMLKKIASEQNVAIITVTHDDRILPYCDRIMKIQDRAIVFE encoded by the coding sequence ATGAGCAAACATAGTGCTATAAAGGTTAAAGACCTTGTAAAACACTTTGGCAAAGATGATAATCTAGTTAGAGTTATAGAGGGTGCTTCATTTGAGATACAAAAGGGAGAAGTTGTAGCTCTAATAGCTCCTAGTGGTGCTGGAAAAACTACCCTTTTGATGATGATTGGCTGTGTTACAGAGCCAACAAGTGGAGAAATTTGGCTCGGGGAAGATTTGGTTTATAAGAATAAGTGGATGGCTAAAGATACTCGTAAGATACGTAGAGAGAAGATTGGCTTTATCTTTCAATCTCACTATCTTATCCCTTTTTTAAATGTTTTAGAAAACATAACACTACTGCCTCAGGCAAACGATGTAAGTCAAAAAGATGCTCAGATAAAAGCCATGGAGCTACTTAAATATCTCGAAATTGATGACAAAGCGCACAATATGACATCACAACTCTCTGGCGGACAGAACCAAAGGGTTGCCATCGCAAGAGCACTAGCAAACAACCCAGAGATCATACTAGCAGATGAGCCAACAGCAGCGTTAGATGGTGAAAGAGCAGTTAGTGTAATTAAGATGCTTAAAAAGATAGCATCTGAACAAAATGTTGCCATCATCACCGTTACTCATGATGATAGAATTCTTCCCTATTGTGATAGAATAATGAAAATACAAGACAGAGCTATTGTTTTTGAGTAG